Proteins from one Brassica oleracea var. oleracea cultivar TO1000 unplaced genomic scaffold, BOL UnpScaffold00828, whole genome shotgun sequence genomic window:
- the LOC106320143 gene encoding uncharacterized protein LOC106320143 isoform X2 codes for MIPTGNRTARFKRMLKYILLWALLNPVDYPRTLPCLMVISDIAGNRQFAKVLQLLVTDDYTVLLTVSDEMEYLRSVWFYPNLKKKSKGLLPIRPKACVMLKEKACVILKQTSFGTLPRTH; via the exons ATGATACCGACAG GGAATCGAACTGCCAGATTCAAGCGGATGTTAAAGTACATTCTTTTATGGGCGCTGCTAAATCCTGTGGACTATCCTAGAACATTACCCTGTTTGATGGTGATCTCAGATATCGCCGGAAACAGACAGTTTGCCAAGGTTCTTCAGCTTTTGGTTACAGATGACTACACTGTTCTTCTAACCGTGTCTGATGAGATGGAATACCTACGCTCTGTATGGTTTTatccaaatctaaaaaaaaaatcaaaaggatTACTTCCTATACGACCGAAAGCTTGCGTG ATGCTAAAAGAGAAGGCTTGCGTG ATCCTAAAACAGACATCTTTTGGAACTTTACCGAGGACACACTGA
- the LOC106320143 gene encoding uncharacterized protein LOC106320143 isoform X1, producing the protein MIPTGNRTARFKRMLKYILLWALLNPVDYPRTLPCLMVISDIAGNRQFAKVLQLLVTDDYTVLLTVSDEMEYLRSVWFYPNLKKKSKGLLPIRPKACVPPQMLKEKACVILKQTSFGTLPRTH; encoded by the exons ATGATACCGACAG GGAATCGAACTGCCAGATTCAAGCGGATGTTAAAGTACATTCTTTTATGGGCGCTGCTAAATCCTGTGGACTATCCTAGAACATTACCCTGTTTGATGGTGATCTCAGATATCGCCGGAAACAGACAGTTTGCCAAGGTTCTTCAGCTTTTGGTTACAGATGACTACACTGTTCTTCTAACCGTGTCTGATGAGATGGAATACCTACGCTCTGTATGGTTTTatccaaatctaaaaaaaaaatcaaaaggatTACTTCCTATACGACCGAAAGCTTGCGTG CCTCCGCAGATGCTAAAAGAGAAGGCTTGCGTG ATCCTAAAACAGACATCTTTTGGAACTTTACCGAGGACACACTGA